One Thermodesulfobacteriota bacterium DNA segment encodes these proteins:
- a CDS encoding TldD/PmbA family protein — translation MNSRLVLLRYTALLVLLAAAFYSLPASPATQDMPKNDMRRDDALVLDAMSDELTRSMGKLRLEGYEDPYFISYQIKDNTFYEIEAKYGAVVSSTENRIRRLFVDVRVGDYEFDNSIKGRSGGGLPFGGSSSVPIDDDPDAIRTVLWQVTDYAYKDALTQYLNKKAGNVQEVKDEEIGSFTKEPAHVFYGPELTLPFDPEKWEKIARDVSAVYKEYKDILDADIAVTAQKETVYFVNTEGTRYIRDEILYSIDAQVTARADDGKIVENYRNLYYVSPEDIPSPDELEKTVREMVEETLLMRNARALQPLTVPALLEPEAAGVVFHEALGHRLEGERQIDDDEGQTFKEKVGKKIIPEFLTVVDDPSRSSFQGTHLMGYYPFDDQGVPGQRVVLVENGVLKNFLLSRTPVKGFDRSNGHGRASYGISPMARMSNTIVESSAEYPREKLKEMLIEEVRKQNKPFGLLIKSMRGGETNTSSYNFQAFRGTPLVLYKVDPKTGEETPVRDIEIVGTPLVTINKIIATGDDYAVFNGFCGAESGYVPVSTIAPSILVSEMEFQRESSKKEKPPLLPPPFFDRTN, via the coding sequence ATGAATTCACGACTCGTTCTTTTAAGATATACCGCGCTGCTGGTTCTCCTTGCCGCGGCTTTTTATTCGCTACCCGCGTCTCCTGCCACGCAGGACATGCCGAAAAACGACATGCGAAGGGACGATGCCCTCGTTCTCGACGCAATGAGCGACGAGCTCACCCGCTCTATGGGAAAGCTCAGGCTCGAAGGCTACGAGGACCCATACTTCATCAGCTACCAGATTAAGGACAACACGTTTTACGAGATAGAGGCCAAGTACGGCGCCGTCGTCTCATCGACCGAAAACAGGATCAGGCGCCTCTTCGTGGACGTCCGCGTCGGGGACTACGAGTTCGATAATTCCATTAAAGGACGCTCGGGCGGCGGGCTGCCGTTCGGCGGCTCGTCCTCGGTGCCCATAGACGACGACCCCGACGCAATAAGGACGGTGCTCTGGCAGGTGACGGACTATGCATATAAAGACGCCCTCACGCAGTATCTCAACAAAAAAGCGGGCAACGTGCAGGAAGTGAAGGACGAGGAGATCGGCAGCTTCACGAAAGAGCCGGCCCACGTCTTTTACGGTCCGGAGCTAACGCTCCCGTTCGATCCCGAAAAGTGGGAGAAGATCGCGAGGGACGTGTCGGCGGTTTATAAGGAGTACAAGGACATCCTCGACGCCGACATCGCCGTTACGGCCCAGAAGGAGACGGTGTACTTCGTCAACACCGAGGGGACCCGCTACATCAGGGACGAGATACTCTATTCCATAGACGCCCAGGTAACGGCCAGGGCGGACGACGGCAAGATAGTCGAGAACTACAGGAACCTCTACTACGTTTCACCCGAAGACATCCCTTCGCCGGACGAGCTCGAAAAGACGGTCAGGGAGATGGTCGAGGAAACACTCCTCATGAGGAATGCACGCGCGCTCCAGCCTTTGACCGTCCCCGCGCTCCTCGAGCCCGAGGCGGCCGGAGTGGTGTTCCACGAGGCCCTCGGGCACAGGCTCGAAGGCGAGCGCCAGATCGACGACGACGAAGGCCAGACATTCAAGGAGAAGGTCGGAAAGAAGATAATCCCCGAATTCCTCACGGTCGTAGACGACCCCTCCAGGAGCAGCTTTCAGGGCACGCATCTCATGGGCTACTATCCCTTCGACGACCAGGGCGTCCCCGGCCAGAGGGTCGTCCTCGTCGAAAACGGCGTCCTCAAAAACTTCCTCCTCTCGCGGACGCCCGTAAAAGGGTTCGACAGATCGAACGGCCACGGGAGGGCTTCGTACGGCATCTCCCCGATGGCGCGCATGAGCAATACCATAGTCGAATCCTCGGCCGAATACCCGAGGGAGAAGCTAAAAGAGATGCTCATCGAGGAAGTGAGGAAGCAGAACAAACCCTTCGGGCTTCTCATAAAGAGCATGAGGGGAGGGGAGACGAATACGTCCTCGTACAACTTCCAGGCCTTCCGCGGGACGCCGCTCGTCCTCTACAAGGTGGACCCGAAAACCGGAGAGGAAACCCCCGTCAGGGATATAGAGATAGTCGGCACGCCGCTCGTCACCATAAACAAGATAATCGCCACCGGCGACGACTACGCCGTATTCAACGGCTTCTGCGGGGCGGAGTCCGGATACGTGCCCGTATCGACGATCGCGCCGAGCATACTCGTCTCCGAGATGGAATTCCAGCGCGAGTCCTCGAAGAAAGAAAAGCCGCCGCTCCTCCCGCCGCCGTTTTTCGACAGGACGAACTAG
- a CDS encoding class I SAM-dependent methyltransferase, which produces MPAPIENGMLVPTLDGEGWIWLYRDEITQAYIDHAGRTKGLMLEIGAGYGDIVLEVLKRGARAIADEISGPQLEIIKARVSESGLTGLEAIKAEFPEELDLSPGSIDGILVSRVFHFFPGDRIRGSLRKAAEWLKPGGKVFIVTDSVYRSIFRDLVPVYEKNVSDGLEWPGWTEDVRKFIPRGRLDPETQPLAMNFLDPRLVRRELEIAGLETETSAFFKYAADPDFARLDGREIVGAVGVKV; this is translated from the coding sequence ATGCCCGCGCCGATCGAGAACGGGATGCTCGTTCCGACGCTCGACGGCGAAGGGTGGATATGGCTTTACAGGGACGAGATTACGCAGGCATACATCGACCACGCCGGCAGGACGAAGGGCCTCATGCTTGAAATCGGGGCCGGCTACGGGGACATCGTCCTCGAAGTCCTCAAAAGGGGCGCCCGCGCGATCGCCGACGAAATATCCGGGCCCCAGCTCGAAATAATAAAAGCGAGGGTCTCCGAAAGCGGCCTAACGGGCCTCGAAGCCATAAAGGCGGAGTTCCCCGAAGAGCTGGATTTATCGCCGGGCTCCATCGACGGGATACTCGTCTCCCGGGTCTTTCACTTCTTCCCGGGCGACAGGATACGGGGGAGCCTCCGTAAGGCCGCCGAATGGCTCAAGCCGGGCGGCAAGGTGTTCATAGTCACCGATTCCGTATACAGGAGCATATTCAGGGACCTCGTGCCGGTCTACGAAAAGAACGTCTCGGACGGCCTCGAATGGCCGGGCTGGACTGAAGACGTCCGAAAATTCATACCGCGGGGCAGGCTCGACCCCGAAACCCAGCCGCTCGCCATGAATTTCCTCGACCCGCGCCTCGTCAGGCGCGAGCTCGAAATCGCCGGGCTAGAAACCGAAACATCGGCATTTTTCAAATACGCCGCCGATCCCGACTTCGCCCGCCTCGACGGGAGGGAGATCGTGGGCGCGGTGGGCGTAAAGGTCTAA
- the acs gene encoding acetate--CoA ligase has product MADAVKTIEDLLIEGRTFPPGKKFSRKANVNNAAVYKRAAKDPEKFWAGFAKELDWFEKWSKVSSWKPPHSKWFVGGKLNVSYNCIDRHVATARKNKAAIIWEAESGESKTLTYWELYREVNRFAGVLKSLGVKKGDRVTIYLPMIPELAVAMLACARTGAPHSIVFGGFSAESLRDRINDSQARILITSDGGYRRGKIIPLKKNSDEALRDAPTVEKVIVVERVGAEARPKMVKGRDLWWHDLMAKAEPYCEPEKMDSEDTLFMLYTSGTTGKPKGIVHTTGGYLVGVYATTKLVFDLKEEDTYWCTADIGWVTGHSYIIYGPLANGATTIMFEGTPDYPDVDRFWAIVEKYGVTIFYTAPTAIRSFMKWGEEHPNKHDLGSLRLLGSVGEPINPEAWMWYYLHIGNSKCPIVDTWWQTETGCILITPLPGITTLKPGSATLPFPGIDADIVDEKGKTIKEGAGYLVIRKHWPAMLRTIYGDSKRYVDQYWSRFPHMYFTGDGAKRDKDGYFWLLGRVDDVMNVAGHRISTMEVESALVDHPSVAEAAVIGRPDELKGQAIVAFTTLKSKVKSSKQLTDKLRAHVAGKIGAIARPDEIIFTAELPKTRSGKIMRRLLRNIAEGSVIGDTTTLADPAVVQDLKTQYEHLEG; this is encoded by the coding sequence ATGGCTGACGCCGTAAAAACGATAGAAGACCTTCTCATCGAAGGACGCACGTTCCCGCCCGGAAAGAAATTCAGCAGGAAGGCAAACGTCAATAACGCCGCCGTCTACAAAAGGGCGGCAAAAGATCCCGAAAAATTCTGGGCGGGCTTCGCGAAGGAGCTCGACTGGTTCGAGAAGTGGAGCAAGGTCTCGAGCTGGAAGCCGCCGCATTCGAAATGGTTCGTCGGCGGCAAGCTCAACGTTTCGTATAACTGCATCGACAGGCACGTAGCCACGGCCCGGAAGAACAAGGCGGCCATAATCTGGGAGGCCGAATCCGGCGAGAGCAAGACGCTAACCTACTGGGAGCTCTACAGGGAGGTCAACAGGTTCGCCGGCGTGCTGAAGTCGCTCGGCGTCAAAAAGGGCGACAGGGTAACGATATACCTCCCCATGATTCCCGAGCTCGCCGTGGCAATGCTCGCGTGCGCCAGGACAGGCGCGCCTCACAGCATCGTCTTCGGCGGGTTCAGCGCCGAGAGCCTCCGTGACAGGATAAACGACTCGCAGGCCCGTATACTCATAACCTCCGACGGCGGCTACAGGCGCGGGAAGATCATACCTCTCAAGAAAAATTCGGACGAGGCGCTCAGGGACGCGCCGACGGTCGAAAAGGTGATCGTCGTAGAGAGGGTCGGCGCCGAGGCCAGGCCGAAGATGGTAAAGGGAAGGGACCTCTGGTGGCACGACCTCATGGCCAAGGCCGAGCCTTACTGCGAGCCCGAGAAGATGGACAGCGAGGACACGCTCTTCATGCTCTACACGAGCGGAACGACGGGAAAGCCCAAGGGCATAGTGCACACGACGGGCGGGTATCTCGTCGGCGTCTATGCTACTACGAAGCTGGTGTTCGACCTGAAGGAAGAAGACACCTACTGGTGCACGGCAGACATCGGCTGGGTTACGGGACACAGCTATATCATATACGGCCCGCTCGCCAACGGGGCGACAACGATAATGTTCGAGGGCACCCCCGACTACCCGGACGTAGACAGGTTCTGGGCCATAGTCGAGAAGTACGGGGTCACGATTTTTTACACGGCCCCGACGGCTATAAGGTCGTTCATGAAGTGGGGCGAGGAGCACCCCAACAAGCACGACCTCGGCTCGCTCCGCCTGCTGGGCTCGGTCGGCGAGCCGATAAACCCCGAGGCGTGGATGTGGTACTACCTCCACATAGGCAACAGCAAGTGCCCGATAGTCGATACGTGGTGGCAGACGGAAACGGGCTGCATACTCATAACGCCGCTGCCCGGAATAACCACCCTGAAACCGGGCTCGGCCACGCTCCCGTTCCCCGGCATAGACGCCGACATAGTGGACGAAAAGGGGAAGACGATAAAAGAGGGGGCGGGCTACCTCGTCATAAGAAAGCACTGGCCCGCGATGCTGAGGACGATATACGGCGACTCGAAACGCTACGTAGACCAGTACTGGAGCAGGTTCCCCCACATGTACTTCACGGGCGACGGCGCCAAGAGGGACAAGGACGGCTACTTCTGGCTTCTCGGCCGCGTGGACGACGTCATGAACGTGGCGGGGCACAGGATAAGCACGATGGAGGTCGAAAGCGCGCTCGTCGATCATCCTTCCGTCGCCGAGGCCGCCGTCATAGGAAGACCGGACGAGCTCAAGGGGCAGGCCATAGTCGCGTTCACCACACTCAAGAGCAAGGTCAAGTCGAGTAAGCAGCTGACGGACAAGCTGAGGGCGCACGTCGCCGGCAAGATTGGCGCGATAGCGAGGCCGGACGAAATCATATTCACGGCCGAGCTCCCCAAGACGAGGAGCGGCAAGATCATGAGGCGGCTACTCCGGAATATCGCCGAGGGCTCGGTGATAGGCGATACGACAACGCTTGCCGATCCCGCCGTGGTGCAGGACCTGAAAACACAGTACGAGCACCTGGAAGGCTAG
- a CDS encoding YkvA family protein yields MSVFVKRMARPLLFGALGAAAAALRDENRLKTLVGSAGDKLNSAHAGIKSVGNDARTLRDLVRAWMRREYREVPWPTLLLTAGALVYFVNPLDAIPDILPATGLVDDAGVIGFVLASVKNDIEKFRKWQSDRTGVVTGAEDTGPGTTAGL; encoded by the coding sequence ATGTCGGTCTTCGTAAAACGCATGGCCCGGCCGCTTTTGTTCGGCGCCCTGGGCGCGGCGGCCGCGGCGCTCAGGGACGAGAACAGGCTCAAGACCCTCGTCGGCTCGGCCGGCGACAAGCTGAATTCCGCCCACGCAGGCATAAAATCCGTCGGAAACGACGCACGCACCCTGAGAGACCTCGTAAGGGCCTGGATGAGAAGGGAGTACAGGGAAGTGCCCTGGCCGACGCTTCTTCTTACGGCCGGCGCCCTCGTTTACTTCGTGAATCCACTTGACGCCATTCCCGACATACTGCCGGCGACCGGCCTCGTAGACGACGCCGGCGTGATAGGGTTCGTCCTGGCGTCGGTGAAGAACGACATAGAAAAATTCAGAAAATGGCAGTCGGACCGGACGGGCGTCGTAACCGGCGCCGAAGACACCGGGCCCGGAACGACAGCCGGCCTGTAA
- the rpmB gene encoding 50S ribosomal protein L28, with protein MSQKCMITGKKPLVGNNVSHANNKLKRRQNPNLQWKRIFVPELGRSVRIRITTRALRTINKKGLLPFLKDNGLTIKDLG; from the coding sequence ATGTCGCAAAAATGCATGATCACAGGGAAAAAGCCGCTCGTCGGGAATAACGTATCCCACGCGAACAACAAGCTGAAACGCCGTCAGAACCCGAATCTTCAGTGGAAGAGGATATTCGTCCCCGAGCTCGGAAGAAGCGTCAGGATAAGGATTACCACACGCGCCTTAAGGACGATAAACAAGAAAGGGCTCCTTCCTTTTCTGAAGGATAACGGGCTCACGATAAAGGACCTCGGCTAA
- a CDS encoding GTP-binding protein → MEREEMNTDNPVPLTIIGGFLGAGKTTLLNYVLHAEHGRKVAVLVNDFGEINIDSELIVGIENEVDNTISLSNGCICCSLRGDMLLSIIELLEQPEPPEYIIIEASGVSDPAAIALSFPMPDVRRLIRVENIITVVDAEQVKGLTRGESAELGIAQISVADVLVLNKADLVGNERLSGVRGWLRGIMPGARIVEARFGRVPLELVFGLGGYDPDRLLAREPVDVHVHAGEPGHSHAGDRSHEKVFATWSFETGRMLSYELVRKAVKTLPPTIFRAKGILHLDTFPDMRGVLNVVGRRCALSWGRPWGAQRPHSRFVLIGTPDGVDAEMLEAHFEGCLEPNPAR, encoded by the coding sequence ATGGAAAGAGAAGAAATGAATACGGATAATCCTGTTCCGCTCACGATAATCGGCGGTTTCCTCGGTGCGGGAAAGACGACCCTACTCAATTACGTGCTTCACGCGGAGCACGGGCGGAAGGTCGCCGTGCTGGTGAACGACTTCGGCGAGATTAACATAGATTCGGAGCTCATCGTCGGCATAGAGAACGAAGTGGACAACACGATAAGCCTTTCGAACGGATGCATCTGCTGCTCGCTCAGGGGAGACATGCTCCTTTCGATAATAGAGCTCCTCGAACAGCCGGAGCCGCCTGAATACATCATCATCGAGGCGAGCGGGGTGTCGGACCCCGCGGCTATCGCCCTTAGCTTCCCGATGCCGGACGTAAGGAGGCTTATAAGGGTGGAGAACATTATAACGGTCGTCGATGCGGAGCAGGTAAAGGGATTGACCAGGGGAGAGAGCGCCGAGCTCGGAATCGCACAGATATCCGTCGCCGACGTCCTGGTGCTGAACAAGGCGGACCTCGTCGGTAACGAGAGGCTGTCCGGCGTCAGGGGATGGCTGCGCGGGATTATGCCCGGCGCGCGGATCGTGGAGGCCAGGTTCGGCAGGGTGCCGCTCGAGCTCGTCTTCGGGCTCGGGGGCTACGACCCGGACAGGCTTTTGGCAAGGGAGCCGGTAGACGTGCACGTTCACGCGGGAGAGCCCGGTCACTCACACGCCGGGGACCGCAGCCACGAAAAGGTGTTCGCGACGTGGAGCTTCGAGACGGGCAGGATGCTTTCATATGAGCTAGTCCGTAAGGCCGTGAAGACACTCCCGCCGACTATATTCCGGGCGAAGGGGATACTGCACCTGGACACGTTCCCCGACATGCGCGGGGTTCTGAACGTCGTCGGAAGGAGGTGCGCGCTTTCGTGGGGGAGGCCGTGGGGCGCTCAAAGGCCGCATTCGAGATTCGTGCTTATTGGAACGCCCGACGGCGTCGACGCGGAGATGCTGGAAGCGCATTTCGAGGGGTGCCTGGAGCCTAATCCCGCACGGTGA
- a CDS encoding nucleoside recognition domain-containing protein, giving the protein MGRAERSIENIGKTYVVVGRESVGKSQLIASLTGKPASSSNFRGTTVSIDKYTLGNTAFLDTPGIMRDSDSIAVRMTLRQLKENDPVILVVQATSMDEDLEELLPLAEGRLGIMIVTFRDKVDGLSNAEAAFGKLRARAGVPVIPVNARNLSAADKSAIDEALLSPGMFAPGNENEKTGLEAPPERGVFEIPVLGQALSLILLFLPAWIAVRNANGLADSFYDPLGRALAPLLGAVNALPGPLAATLGGDYGLFAMSPFLFLYAVPTVIVFSVILAVYKGSGLIDRLTVSLHPLLLPFGISGRDLVRVIMGFGCNVPAVINTRSCSSCSRGACISAISFGSACSYQLPATLAVFGAAGMAYLAPWYLALLAATTLIYLRITVPREARLRTNRLRLTGRVFLQWPRPKDIWRESWYVIKQFFVMALPVFFLICIAAALMQWSGLLGFLSEALAPVMSLFHLPWQAAPALILGSIRKDGIAIGLLNGEMDSLKAPLGGPVEVLTAVYLAGVLLPCLVTSLTVARETSARFALWMMARQAAAASCFALVIAWGGHAVTRLI; this is encoded by the coding sequence ATGGGCCGGGCGGAACGCAGCATAGAGAACATAGGGAAAACTTACGTCGTCGTAGGGAGGGAGAGCGTCGGGAAGTCGCAGCTCATAGCCTCGCTCACCGGGAAGCCGGCGAGCTCCTCCAACTTCAGGGGCACCACCGTATCGATAGACAAATACACGCTCGGGAACACGGCCTTCCTCGACACGCCCGGGATAATGCGGGACTCGGACAGCATAGCGGTGCGCATGACGCTCAGGCAGCTGAAGGAGAACGACCCGGTGATACTCGTCGTCCAGGCGACGAGCATGGACGAGGACCTGGAAGAGCTGCTTCCCCTTGCAGAGGGCAGGCTCGGGATCATGATCGTCACGTTCCGGGACAAGGTGGACGGGCTTTCGAACGCCGAGGCCGCGTTCGGGAAGCTGAGGGCGCGGGCAGGCGTTCCGGTAATCCCGGTCAATGCCCGGAACCTGTCTGCCGCGGACAAGTCGGCGATCGATGAGGCGCTTTTGTCCCCGGGCATGTTCGCCCCCGGAAATGAAAACGAAAAAACCGGGCTCGAAGCGCCGCCCGAAAGAGGCGTATTCGAAATCCCCGTACTGGGGCAGGCTTTATCACTTATTCTCCTTTTTCTTCCCGCATGGATAGCCGTTCGGAACGCGAACGGCCTGGCCGATTCGTTTTACGACCCGCTCGGAAGAGCGCTTGCCCCTTTACTTGGAGCAGTGAACGCACTTCCCGGGCCGCTCGCAGCGACGCTGGGCGGCGATTACGGATTATTCGCCATGAGCCCGTTCCTCTTTTTATACGCCGTCCCCACGGTGATCGTCTTCTCGGTAATACTCGCCGTCTACAAGGGCAGCGGCCTCATCGACAGATTGACCGTTTCGCTTCATCCGCTCCTCCTGCCGTTCGGGATTTCGGGCCGCGATCTCGTGCGCGTAATAATGGGCTTCGGATGTAACGTCCCCGCCGTCATAAACACGCGCTCGTGCTCGAGCTGCTCGCGCGGGGCGTGCATCTCCGCAATATCGTTCGGCTCCGCCTGCTCCTACCAGCTCCCCGCGACTCTGGCCGTGTTCGGCGCGGCGGGCATGGCGTACCTCGCGCCCTGGTATCTCGCGCTCCTGGCCGCGACCACTCTCATCTACCTCAGGATAACCGTGCCCCGCGAGGCGCGGCTCAGGACAAACAGGCTCAGGCTCACGGGACGGGTTTTTCTACAGTGGCCGCGGCCGAAAGACATATGGCGCGAAAGCTGGTACGTGATAAAGCAGTTTTTCGTCATGGCGTTACCGGTCTTTTTCCTTATATGCATAGCGGCCGCGCTGATGCAGTGGTCCGGCCTGCTCGGCTTTTTAAGCGAGGCGCTGGCGCCGGTCATGTCGCTCTTCCACCTCCCCTGGCAGGCGGCGCCGGCCCTCATTTTGGGATCGATACGGAAAGACGGGATAGCGATAGGCCTCTTAAACGGGGAGATGGATTCGTTAAAGGCGCCCCTCGGGGGGCCGGTCGAGGTGCTTACAGCCGTGTATCTCGCGGGCGTGCTCCTCCCGTGCCTCGTAACGTCGCTTACGGTGGCGCGGGAGACGTCGGCAAGATTCGCTCTCTGGATGATGGCGAGGCAGGCGGCCGCGGCGTCGTGTTTCGCGCTCGTGATAGCCTGGGGCGGGCACGCGGTAACGAGGCTGATTTAG
- a CDS encoding NAD(P)-binding domain-containing protein: MNSAKKEKFDVVIVGAGAAGVGMGSLLRLLGLRKFILLERHEVGASFGKWPREMNFITPSFPGHGFDMLDLNAVVPNTSPGHIFKLEHPDGQSYRIYLKSVATHFELPVRTGVDVARIEPRQAGSFDIQTNKGAIRSRFVIWAAGEYQYPALDAFPGSEHCIHNSAVSSWRDIKGGDVVVIGGFESGIDAAVNLTALGKKVSVYDREEAWKSESSDPSCSLSPYTSRRLISAVDSGRLTLNGNSGIGDVKKTDGGYILSNGAKKLFTSNPPVLATGFKSSLVMVRDLFEWEEKESYPLLTEHDESTVTPGLFLTGPNVRHGELIFCFIYKFRQRFAVIASELAERLGRRKLDESVLDFYRRKGMFLDDLSCCGDECEC; this comes from the coding sequence CTCCTGGGCCTAAGGAAATTCATCCTCCTCGAAAGGCACGAAGTCGGCGCGTCTTTCGGCAAATGGCCCCGGGAGATGAATTTTATCACCCCGTCGTTCCCCGGGCACGGGTTCGACATGCTGGACCTGAACGCCGTCGTGCCGAACACGTCCCCAGGCCACATATTCAAGCTGGAGCACCCGGACGGGCAGAGCTACCGGATATATCTCAAGAGCGTGGCCACACACTTCGAGCTGCCGGTAAGGACCGGCGTCGACGTCGCCCGCATCGAGCCCCGCCAAGCCGGGAGCTTCGACATACAAACGAATAAGGGCGCGATAAGGAGCCGGTTCGTTATATGGGCGGCCGGGGAATACCAGTATCCGGCCCTGGACGCCTTCCCCGGCTCCGAGCACTGCATACACAACTCGGCCGTCTCGTCGTGGCGGGACATAAAGGGCGGGGACGTCGTCGTTATCGGCGGATTCGAGAGCGGCATAGACGCGGCCGTAAACCTGACCGCGCTCGGGAAGAAGGTGAGCGTGTACGACAGGGAAGAGGCGTGGAAGAGCGAGTCGAGCGACCCGAGCTGTAGCCTGTCGCCGTATACGTCGCGCCGGCTGATATCGGCCGTGGATTCCGGGCGCCTTACACTGAACGGGAATTCGGGCATCGGGGACGTCAAGAAGACGGACGGGGGATACATCCTTTCGAACGGAGCCAAAAAGCTTTTTACGAGCAACCCGCCGGTTCTCGCGACCGGATTCAAATCGAGCCTCGTGATGGTAAGAGACCTGTTCGAGTGGGAGGAGAAGGAAAGCTATCCGCTTCTGACGGAGCACGACGAATCCACCGTCACGCCGGGCCTCTTCCTCACCGGCCCGAACGTAAGGCACGGGGAGCTCATATTCTGCTTCATTTATAAATTCAGGCAGCGCTTCGCCGTAATAGCGAGCGAGCTCGCGGAAAGGCTCGGGAGGCGGAAGCTCGACGAATCGGTCCTGGATTTTTACCGCCGGAAGGGGATGTTCCTCGACGACCTTTCCTGCTGCGGCGACGAGTGTGAGTGCTGA